A part of Miscanthus floridulus cultivar M001 chromosome 6, ASM1932011v1, whole genome shotgun sequence genomic DNA contains:
- the LOC136459267 gene encoding probable glycerol-3-phosphate dehydrogenase [NAD(+)] 2, cytosolic, with product MGGAEALGQPDGHANGAVVEEKLDALRRQLGKADGDPLRIVGVGAGAWGSVFCALLQDAYGHLRDKAQVRIWRRPGRAVDRATAEHLFDVINAREDVLRRLIRRCAYLKYVEARLGDRTLYADEILRDGFCLNMIDTPLCPLKVVTNLQEAVWDADIVVNGVPSTDTREVFGEIGRYWKERITAPIIISLAKGIEASLDPLPRIITPTQMISNATGVPLENILYLGGPNIASEIYNKEYANARICGADKWRKPLAKFLRQPHFIVWDNSDLITHEVMGGLKNVYAIGAGMVAALTNESATSKSVYFALCTSEMIYITHLLEEEPEKLAGPLLADTYVTLLKGRNAWYGQKLAKGELTLEMGDSIKGKGTIQGVSAVEAFYELLSQDSLSVMHPEANRSVAPVEMCPILKALHRILITRDRPADSILQAIRDETMYDPRERIEMAQGHSLYRPSLLGQPKDVKT from the exons ATGGGCGGGGCGGAGGCGCTGGGCCAGCCGGACGGCCATGCGAACGGGGCCGTGGTGGAGGAGAAGCTGGACGCGCTGCGGCGGCAGCTGGGGAAGGCGGACGGCGACCCGCTCCGGATCGTCGGCGTCGGGGCGGGCGCCTGGGGCAGCGTCTTCTGCGCGCTGCTGCAGGACGCGTACGGCCACCTCCGCGACAAGGCGCAGGTCCGCATCTGGCGCCGCCCGGGCCGCGCCGTCGACCGCGCCACCGCCGAGCACCTCTTCGACGTCATCAACGCGCGCGAGGACGTCCTGCGCCGCCTGATCCGCCGCTGCGCCTACCTCAAGTATGTCGAGGCGCGCCTCGGCGACCGCACGCTCTACGCCGACGAGATACTCAGGGACGGCTTCTGCCTCAACATGATCGACACGCCGCTCTGCCCGCTCAAGGTCGTCACCAACCTGCAGGAGGCTGTCTGGGACGCCGACATTGTCGTCAACGGCGTGCCGTCCACCGACACCAGGGAGGTGTTCGGGGAGATTGGGAGGTACTGGAAGGAGAGGATCACTGCCCCCATCATCATCTCCCTCGCCAAGGGAATAGAGGCGTCGCTGGATCCACTGCCACGGATCATAACTCCCACGCAGATGATTAGCAATGCAA CTGGAGTTCCATTGGAGAACATTCTTTATCTTGGTGGACCTAATATTGCTTCTGAAATTTACAACAAAGAATATGCAAATGCACGTATTTGTGGAGCTGACAAATGGAGAAAACCTCTTGCAAAGTTTTTGAGGCAGCCTCATTTTATTGTGTGGGATAACAGTGATCTCATCACTCATGAAGTCATGGGTGGCTTAAAAAATGTCTATGCTATTGGTGCTG GTATGGTAGCTGCACTAACAAACGAGAGTGCAACCAGCAAATCCGTTTACTTTGCACTTTGCACATCTGAGATGATCTACATCACACACCTTCTGGAAGAAGAACCTGAAAAACTTGCTGGACCCTTATTAGCTGACACTTATGTCACATTGTTGAAAGGTCGTAATGCATGGTATGGGCAGAAGTTAGCTAAAGGCGAATTGACATTAGAAATGGGTGACAGCATTAAAGGAAAAGGGACCATTCAG GGTGTCTCTGCAGTTGAAGCGTTTTATGAGCTTCTTAGTCAGGATAGCTTAAGTGTCATGCATCCAGAAGCCAACAGATCTGTTGCGCCGGTTGAGATGTGCCCGATCCTAAAAGCACTACATAGGATTTTGATCACGAG GGACCGTCCTGCTGATTCGATTCTTCAGGCTATAAGAGATGAGACAATGTATGATCCGCGTGAAAGAATTGAGATGGCACAAGGCCATTCACTCTACCGACCATCTCTTCTTGGTCAACCAAAAGATGTCAAAACCTAG